A single region of the Halorhabdus rudnickae genome encodes:
- a CDS encoding DUF6884 domain-containing protein, with translation MTTVLGIVGCSDKKYDPENWGKAHPDYDEGDEVDTLPLQYLYKSGYSTVKNRYGKTVPGDYRILSAGVGLADPNKPMEDSYDRTLHNMTDEEIQEWVDEVEPTLREWIDSNAKGDDVVVHTILGSDYLAAIKPILEDLPVEVVNIFEGTGGNGEQMQLMNWLVDQYRETGEADVEEGRETLGI, from the coding sequence ATGACTACTGTCCTCGGAATCGTCGGCTGTTCGGACAAGAAGTACGATCCTGAGAACTGGGGTAAGGCTCATCCGGACTACGATGAGGGTGATGAAGTGGACACGCTTCCGCTACAGTACCTCTACAAGAGCGGGTATTCGACGGTGAAAAACCGATACGGCAAAACTGTTCCGGGTGACTATCGTATCCTTTCCGCCGGCGTCGGCCTCGCCGATCCGAACAAGCCAATGGAGGACTCCTACGATCGGACGCTCCACAACATGACCGACGAAGAGATCCAAGAGTGGGTCGACGAGGTGGAGCCCACGCTGCGAGAGTGGATCGACTCGAACGCAAAAGGCGACGACGTTGTCGTCCACACTATCCTCGGTTCCGATTACTTGGCGGCCATCAAGCCGATCCTCGAGGACCTTCCCGTCGAGGTGGTGAACATCTTCGAGGGGACGGGAGGCAACGGGGAGCAGATGCAGCTGATGAATTGGCTGGTCGACCAGTACCGGGAAACTGGGGAGGCTGATGTCGAAGAAGGGCGAGAAACGCTCGGGATCTAA